Sequence from the Dehalococcoidia bacterium genome:
GGCGAAGTAACCGGCGGGGCATCCCGAGCCGCCTATCTTCAGGTAGAAGTCTTCCTTGTCCTGCCCCGCCAGCCAGCGGGCCAGGATTTTGTTGAGCTCGGGGCCGTATTTGAGGCGGCCTGCGCGGGCCTTGAACCGCTCGTCCTTCAGCGCCGGGTCGTCCACGACCTGCAGCAGGGACTCAAAGTGATTGTCCTCCGTGGGACGGACTATCACGTAGCCGTTCTTGGCCTTAAAGATGCCGCCGAACTCGTAGCCGCGGCCTGCGCGGGTCAGGTGCGTGTTCTCCGCGGTGAGGCGGATGAAGCTCATCCTGTTGAGCTGGAGCTGCACCTCCTGGCCGGATACGTCGATGTGCTGCCCCTGGTCGGAGGCCGTGCGCTCATAGAGGGCCGCCGCCGTGGCGGACGCGCCGTAAATGCCCGAATCGTACTCCCCCACAAAGCCTCCCGCCTTTAGGGGTTCACGGTCGGGGAACATGCTGAACGTGGGTTCACCGGGGAGCAGGAACCCCTCGCCACCCCCGTGATAGACGTTCAAGGGATAGGCCTTCCACGTAGCGTGGGGACCCGTCTTGCCGAAGGGCGTGATGGAGGTGACGATGAGCTTGGGATTCGCCGCGCGCAGGGCGCCGTAGTCCAGTCCGAGGGCCGTCTCCTCCTGAGGAGGCGCGTCCTCAACGAGCACGTCCGCCTGCTTGGCCAGCTCGTGCAGCAGACGGCGGCCCGTGGCCGTGCGCAGGTTGAGCGTGACGCCCATCTTGTTCGTGTTGCAGTAGAGAAAAAGGGCGCTTCTCTCCATGCCCGGCTTGTCGCCGGCGAACGCGCCGTACCGCCGGGCCGGATCGCCCTCCGGCGGCTCCACCTTTGTGACCTCCGCGCCCATGTCCGCCAGGAGCTTGGCGCAGTAGGGGCCAGCGGCCAAGCGGCAGACATCCAGGATGCGGACGCCGGAGAAAACACCTTTAGACATGCGTTATGCCCACCTCTCTAAGCTCAAGTGCTTTTGCTTGCTGATAGTCCGAACTGTCTCTATTACCGCGTCCCCCGGAGGCGCGGGTCAAGGATATCGCGCAACCCGTCCCCCAGCAAGTTAAACCCGAAGACAGCCAGGCTGATGGCTACCCCAGGGAAAATGCCTATCCAGGGCGCCTGCTCCAGGTACTCGCGCCCCGCGCCCGCCAGCATACCGCCCCACGTGGGCGACGGCGGCGGGACGCCCAGGCCCAGGAAGCTCAGCGACGCCTCGGTGAGGATGGCGGTGGGCAGCGCCATGCTGCTGAGCACCCACAGAGGCGCCAGGCATTGAGGCAGGATGTGGTGCGCCAGGATGCGCGTGTGGCTCGCGCCGATGGACCGCGCCGCGTCCACGTACTGACTCTCTTTCTCGCTGAGGGCTGTCGAGCGGATAACGCGGGACGCGCGGGGAATCTGGGTCAGGCTGATGGCCGCCACCACGTTTTCCAGCGACGGCCCCAGCGCCGCGACGATGGCGAGGGCGAGGATGAGCGTGGGAAAGGACATCATGATGTCCATGATGCGCTGGATGATTGTGTCGGTCCTGCCCCCGAAGTACCCGCTGACCATGCCGACAAGGCCGCCGATCACCTGGCCGAAGAAAACGGACAGGATGCCAACGTACAGAGACGTGCGGGCGCCATGTATGATGCGGCTCAGGATGTCGCGGGCCAGGTCGTCAGTCCCCAGCAGGAACTGGCTTGACGGCGGCGAAAACTCATTGCCATAGAACAGCTTCAGCGGGTCGCGCGGCGCCAGCACCGGCGCGCCCACGGCCACCAGAATCATGGCAAGAGCAATGAGCGCGCCAATGGTCGCCAGGACGTTTGTTTTGGCAAACGCCAGGATATGGGCGCCCGAAGGCTTGCTGGGCCGCAGTCCCTCCATGGGCGCCGGGAGCGTCTCATGTCTCTGCATTGTCTGCGGCTACCTGAAGGTGATGCGAGGGTCCAGCATGCCATACACCATGTCCGTCAGCAGGTTGATGATGAGCACCAGCGCCGCGAAGACGACGATAATGGTCTGGACCATGGGAAAGTCCTTGAAGTTAATGGCGTCAATAAGACCTTTGCCAATGCCTGGCAGGAAGAACAGAGTTTCCATGATGACTGTCCCCCCGACGGAGAAGGAGAATTGAATGCTGATGAGAGTGATGACGGGTAACAGGGCATTCCGCAGGGCGTGCTGGAGGATGACCACGCGCTCCCGAAGGCCCTTGGCCCACGCGGTGCGCACATAGTCTTGGCGCAGCACCTCAAGCATCTGAGAGCGGGTCATCCGCGCGACGACGGCGGTATGGTAGTAGCCCAGGGCGAGCGCGGGCCAGAACACCTGCTGGAAATTGGCCCAGGGGTCCCGCCAGGGCGGAACGTAGCCCAGAGGCGGCAGCCAGTGGAAGCCGACGGCCAGCACGAGGACGATCAGTGTGCCAGTCCAGAAAATAGGCATGGCGATTCCCGCCACGCTGATGATGCGCATCAGGTGGTCAATCCATGTGTTCTGGCGGATGGCGGACGCAACGCCCATAGGGATAGAGAGCAGTGTGCCAAATATCACAGTGAGGATGGACAGCTCCAGGGTAAGTGGAAGGCGATTCTGGATTTCCTGAAAAACCGGGAAGCCCGTCGTGAGGGAACGCCCCACATCCAGACGAAACAGCCCCACCATCCAGCTCAGGTACTGGATGTGCAGCGGCTTGTCCAGCCCGAGTTCACTCCGGAGAGCGGCGATCTTCTCCGGCGTGGCGGACCCCTCACCGCTGGTGCCGACCAGGATTGTGCGGGCTACATCGCCGGGGAGGACCTGCATCAGGACAAAAATAATGATGGAGACGCCTATCAGCGAAAGGCTCGCCGACACAAGGCGGCTGACGATGTAACGCGTCACGCGAGTCCTCTGACGGGGGAGGAGCCAACGTTCAATGTTGGCTCCTCCCCTTTGGAGTTACTTGTCAAGCCAGACGGTCTCGTAGCGGATATTGTTGTAGATCGTCTCGCCGGGAATGAAGTCCCTGACCCACTTCTGCCATGCCTGGCTGTAGTTGCCCCAGGAGATGATGCTGGCCTCCGCGTTGTCGTACAGGTATTTGTCTATCACCTTGACCTGCTTCTTGCGTTCTGTCTGGTCAAGGGTGAACATCTGCTTGTCGATCAACGCGTCCAGCTTCGGGTCGGCGACATCCGCGAAGTTCCGCGGACCAGCGGTACGGTAGTACTGGTTCAGGATTGTGTCTGGTGACGCCGGGGCGAGAGGGTGCCGGTGGGCGTGCAGCTCATAGCTGCGCGCGTACACGTAGTCGTAGAAGGCGGCGCCGTCCCGCGTCGTCAGGGTCGCGGTGACGCCTATATTGGCAAGCTGGTCTTTGACGAACGTGGCCATAGACAGGTAGTCGCCGCCCGTCCGGTAGAAGATATCCGTCTTGAGGCCGTTGGGGAAGCCGGCCTCCGCCAGCAGCTTCTTGGCCTCGTCAATATCCCTGGACTTCGGCTCTCGCCAGCCGGGAACATTCTTCAACTCATCGGGAGTAAGGCCACCCAGTCCGGGAGGGAGCACCCCGTCCACGGTCCCCAGGCCCTGGTCAACAGTGGCCACGGCCTGCTTCCGGTCAATGGCCATGAACACGGCGCGCCGCACGCGGGGGTCAGACCAGGGTTTCTTGTTACTGGGTATGTAGACGTTCCACCAGAAGCTGTTGGCGTACAG
This genomic interval carries:
- a CDS encoding CoA transferase, producing the protein MSKGVFSGVRILDVCRLAAGPYCAKLLADMGAEVTKVEPPEGDPARRYGAFAGDKPGMERSALFLYCNTNKMGVTLNLRTATGRRLLHELAKQADVLVEDAPPQEETALGLDYGALRAANPKLIVTSITPFGKTGPHATWKAYPLNVYHGGGEGFLLPGEPTFSMFPDREPLKAGGFVGEYDSGIYGASATAAALYERTASDQGQHIDVSGQEVQLQLNRMSFIRLTAENTHLTRAGRGYEFGGIFKAKNGYVIVRPTEDNHFESLLQVVDDPALKDERFKARAGRLKYGPELNKILARWLAGQDKEDFYLKIGGSGCPAGYFANAEDLVKSKQLIHRNFFTEIDHPEAGRFLYPTVPYKMPASPARYDRPAPLLGQHNATVYCDRLGLSRAELVQLRQTGII
- a CDS encoding ABC transporter permease, whose translation is MQRHETLPAPMEGLRPSKPSGAHILAFAKTNVLATIGALIALAMILVAVGAPVLAPRDPLKLFYGNEFSPPSSQFLLGTDDLARDILSRIIHGARTSLYVGILSVFFGQVIGGLVGMVSGYFGGRTDTIIQRIMDIMMSFPTLILALAIVAALGPSLENVVAAISLTQIPRASRVIRSTALSEKESQYVDAARSIGASHTRILAHHILPQCLAPLWVLSSMALPTAILTEASLSFLGLGVPPPSPTWGGMLAGAGREYLEQAPWIGIFPGVAISLAVFGFNLLGDGLRDILDPRLRGTR
- a CDS encoding ABC transporter permease, which translates into the protein MTRYIVSRLVSASLSLIGVSIIIFVLMQVLPGDVARTILVGTSGEGSATPEKIAALRSELGLDKPLHIQYLSWMVGLFRLDVGRSLTTGFPVFQEIQNRLPLTLELSILTVIFGTLLSIPMGVASAIRQNTWIDHLMRIISVAGIAMPIFWTGTLIVLVLAVGFHWLPPLGYVPPWRDPWANFQQVFWPALALGYYHTAVVARMTRSQMLEVLRQDYVRTAWAKGLRERVVILQHALRNALLPVITLISIQFSFSVGGTVIMETLFFLPGIGKGLIDAINFKDFPMVQTIIVVFAALVLIINLLTDMVYGMLDPRITFR